The following proteins are encoded in a genomic region of Alistipes shahii WAL 8301:
- a CDS encoding winged helix-turn-helix transcriptional regulator, with translation MKNFTPTGSCPVRDVLCRLGDKWSMLVLLTLNANGVMRFSEIHRTLGDISHRMLTVTLRMLETDGMIRREVYAEVPPRVEYRLTERGGSLLPHIFGLVEWAEANKEAILDGRRRS, from the coding sequence TTGAAAAATTTCACGCCCACGGGTTCCTGCCCGGTCCGGGACGTGCTGTGCCGCCTGGGGGACAAGTGGTCGATGCTGGTGTTGCTGACGTTGAATGCCAACGGCGTGATGCGTTTCAGCGAGATCCACCGCACGCTGGGCGACATTTCGCACCGCATGCTGACCGTCACGCTGCGGATGCTCGAAACCGACGGAATGATCCGCCGCGAAGTCTACGCCGAGGTTCCGCCGCGGGTGGAATACCGTCTTACGGAGCGGGGCGGGAGTCTCCTGCCGCATATTTTCGGACTGGTGGAATGGGCCGAGGCGAACAAGGAGGCTATTCTGGACGGCCGCAGGAGGTCCTGA
- the rimI gene encoding ribosomal protein S18-alanine N-acetyltransferase, with the protein MNPAVGIRPATAGDLDAVECVERRSFPEGEAFTRRQLRYLLTHAQGASYAATRDGAVVGYISLLMRRTAQNLRIYSVAVDPAARGCGAGQALLDAAIALARRLGLREVTLEVRTDNDSAIRLYARKGFRPGKLLRGYYPDGTDARRMSFRTSCGRPE; encoded by the coding sequence ATGAACCCCGCAGTCGGAATACGTCCCGCGACGGCCGGGGACCTCGACGCCGTGGAGTGCGTCGAGCGGCGTTCATTCCCGGAAGGGGAGGCCTTCACGCGGCGGCAGCTGCGCTACCTGCTGACGCATGCGCAGGGAGCGTCCTACGCCGCCACCCGCGACGGTGCGGTCGTCGGCTACATTTCATTGCTGATGCGGCGCACGGCGCAAAACCTCCGCATCTACTCCGTGGCGGTGGACCCCGCGGCGCGCGGCTGCGGAGCCGGACAGGCGTTGCTGGACGCCGCTATCGCGCTGGCCCGGCGGCTCGGGCTGCGTGAAGTGACGCTCGAAGTGCGCACCGACAACGACTCTGCCATAAGGCTTTACGCCCGCAAAGGCTTCCGCCCCGGAAAACTGCTGCGCGGCTACTACCCCGACGGCACGGACGCGCGGCGGATGTCGTTCAGGACCTCCTGCGGCCGTCCAGAATAG
- a CDS encoding RimK family protein encodes MNSVFILLNSLNDWKPYCETDSLMTVTDYLEHRYGERTPKLVINLSDEYGYNSEGYYCSLLAQARGHRVLPGVETLNKLESGAGIRMNRNLQQLCQQWIERNRITDETWQLNIYFGTCREKGLEKIARFIFDHYPCPILRVTMNNHARNQIESVQALSLRQLSESGQDDFANALDCFNKKVWRSPRSAKPARYNLAILYDPDEKFPPSDKDALNKFLEVARKMNIHAELITEEEATRLMEFDALFIRATTALNHYTFRLAQRAAMNDIAVIDDPESIIRCTNKVYLCELFEKARIPAPASQLLFRSNEYSFGEISERLGAPFILKIPDGSFSVGMHKVASDEELRAALDEMFRHSSVLLAQEFIPTEFDWRIGLLDGEPLFACKYYMAKGHWQIYNHAHDDTGRNLCGAWETVPIYKAPQKVLDTAVKAAALIGKGLYGVDLKLINGRAVVIEINDNPSIDHEVEDAVLGDELYYRILNHFVHCLNRLHAQ; translated from the coding sequence ATGAATAGCGTCTTCATCCTGCTGAACAGCCTCAACGACTGGAAACCCTACTGCGAAACCGATTCGCTGATGACCGTCACCGACTACCTCGAACACCGTTACGGGGAGCGGACGCCCAAGCTGGTCATCAACTTGAGCGACGAATACGGCTACAACTCCGAAGGCTACTACTGCTCGCTGCTGGCCCAGGCCCGGGGACACCGGGTGCTGCCGGGCGTCGAGACGCTCAACAAGCTCGAATCGGGCGCCGGAATCCGCATGAACCGCAACCTGCAACAGCTCTGCCAACAGTGGATCGAACGCAACCGCATCACCGACGAAACCTGGCAGCTGAACATCTACTTCGGAACCTGCCGCGAGAAGGGTCTGGAGAAGATCGCGCGGTTCATCTTCGACCACTACCCCTGCCCGATCCTGCGCGTGACGATGAACAACCACGCCCGCAACCAGATCGAGTCGGTGCAGGCCCTTTCGCTGCGCCAGCTCTCGGAGAGCGGGCAGGACGATTTCGCCAATGCGCTCGACTGCTTCAACAAGAAGGTATGGCGCTCGCCGCGCTCGGCCAAGCCCGCACGCTACAACCTCGCCATCCTCTACGACCCGGACGAAAAATTCCCGCCCAGCGACAAGGACGCCCTCAACAAGTTCCTCGAAGTGGCCCGGAAAATGAACATCCACGCGGAGCTGATCACCGAGGAGGAAGCCACGCGGCTGATGGAGTTCGACGCGCTGTTCATCCGCGCCACCACAGCGCTCAACCACTACACTTTCCGCCTCGCGCAGCGTGCCGCGATGAACGACATCGCCGTGATCGACGATCCCGAGTCGATCATCCGCTGCACGAACAAGGTCTACCTCTGCGAGCTTTTCGAAAAGGCCCGCATCCCGGCCCCGGCCTCGCAGCTGCTGTTCCGCAGCAACGAATACTCCTTCGGCGAGATCAGCGAACGCCTCGGCGCGCCCTTCATCCTCAAGATTCCCGACGGATCGTTCTCGGTGGGCATGCACAAGGTGGCCAGCGACGAAGAGCTGCGCGCGGCGCTCGACGAGATGTTCCGCCACTCGTCCGTGCTGCTGGCCCAGGAGTTCATCCCCACGGAGTTCGACTGGCGGATCGGCCTCCTGGACGGCGAACCGTTGTTCGCCTGCAAATACTACATGGCCAAGGGCCACTGGCAGATCTACAACCACGCCCACGACGACACAGGCCGCAACCTGTGCGGCGCATGGGAGACCGTACCCATCTACAAGGCGCCGCAGAAAGTGCTCGACACCGCCGTAAAGGCCGCGGCGCTGATCGGCAAGGGATTGTACGGCGTGGACCTGAAACTCATCAACGGCAGGGCCGTGGTGATCGAGATCAACGACAACCCGTCGATCGACCACGAAGTCGAGGACGCCGTGCTGGGCGACGAACTTTACTACCGCATCCTCAACCACTTCGTCCACTGCCTCAACCGCCTCCACGCGCAATGA
- a CDS encoding glycoside hydrolase family 57 protein: MKTVCLYFQVHQPWRLKKYRFFNMGKDHNYLDDLINRSIMQKVARQCYLPMNALLLKLIRENKGKFRCSFSITGIAIEQFRAFAPEVLDSFKELAATGCVEFLAETYSHSLASLASKEDFTEQVKLHTNLIKKEFGVKPTAFRNTELIYSDEIGAMVAGMGFRTMLAEGAKHVLGWKSPNYVYANAIDQKLRLLLRNYKLSDDIAFRFSNKSWDQWPLTADKYVQWLASDETPGEVINLFMDYETFGEHQNADTGIFEFMRALPKAILARKNGLEFATVTEAAKKHQPVAVLHCPHVMSWADEERDVTAWLGNELQNEAFSKLYAQKEKVAALKNPDFDYVWSFMQTSDHFYYMATKWLSDGDVHSYFNPYDSAYDAFINYMNVLSDFIIELDKAVAAKAAKKRA; this comes from the coding sequence ATGAAAACCGTCTGTCTCTATTTTCAGGTGCATCAGCCCTGGCGTCTGAAGAAATACCGCTTCTTCAACATGGGCAAGGACCACAACTACCTGGACGACCTTATAAACCGTTCGATCATGCAGAAGGTCGCCCGCCAGTGCTACCTGCCGATGAACGCCCTGCTGCTCAAGCTCATCAGGGAGAACAAGGGCAAGTTCCGCTGTTCGTTCTCGATCACGGGCATCGCCATCGAACAGTTCCGCGCCTTCGCCCCCGAAGTGCTCGACTCGTTCAAGGAGCTTGCCGCGACGGGCTGCGTGGAGTTCCTCGCCGAGACCTACTCCCACTCGCTGGCATCGCTGGCATCGAAGGAGGATTTCACGGAGCAGGTCAAACTGCACACGAACCTTATCAAAAAGGAGTTCGGGGTGAAACCCACCGCTTTCCGCAACACGGAGCTGATCTATTCGGACGAGATCGGCGCGATGGTCGCCGGCATGGGCTTCCGCACGATGTTGGCCGAAGGAGCCAAGCACGTGCTGGGGTGGAAATCGCCCAACTACGTCTACGCCAACGCCATCGACCAGAAACTGCGCCTGCTGCTGCGCAACTACAAACTCTCGGACGACATCGCTTTCCGCTTCTCGAACAAGAGCTGGGACCAGTGGCCCCTGACAGCCGACAAGTACGTGCAGTGGCTCGCCTCGGACGAGACGCCGGGCGAGGTCATCAACCTGTTCATGGATTACGAGACCTTCGGCGAGCATCAGAACGCCGACACGGGCATCTTCGAATTCATGCGCGCGCTGCCCAAGGCGATCCTCGCCAGGAAGAACGGCCTGGAGTTCGCCACGGTGACCGAGGCCGCGAAGAAGCACCAGCCCGTCGCCGTGCTCCACTGTCCGCACGTGATGTCGTGGGCCGACGAGGAGCGCGACGTGACGGCCTGGCTGGGCAACGAATTGCAGAACGAGGCTTTCTCGAAGCTCTATGCCCAGAAGGAGAAGGTCGCGGCGCTGAAAAATCCCGATTTCGATTATGTCTGGAGTTTCATGCAGACCTCCGACCATTTCTACTACATGGCCACCAAGTGGCTGTCGGACGGCGACGTGCACTCCTACTTCAACCCCTACGATTCGGCCTACGACGCCTTCATCAACTACATGAACGTCCTCTCGGACTTCATCATCGAGCTGGACAAGGCGGTAGCTGCCAAGGCGGCGAAAAAACGGGCCTGA
- a CDS encoding glycosyltransferase family 4 protein, with amino-acid sequence MRVLMFGWEFPPHIAGGLGTACYGMTRGLARNGVDVTFIVPHAYGDEDQRFTHVVNASDVEALYGSTGSGADDILEKMSFIHIDSNMVPYISPEEYESYHEQYVKSGRKTWSTTDAWKQRYTFSGKYGANLMEEVARYAVVAAQVARDLEGQFDVIHAHDWLTYYAGIAAKRVSGKPLVVHMHATEYDRSGENVNTQVYAIERAGMHAADRVIAVSNLTRNIVINRYGVPAEKIVTVHNAVRFAQNSGKVPERGVTDKVVTFLGRITYQKGPDYFVEAAAKVLKRVPDVRFVMAGSGDMMNHVIRRVARLGIADRFHFTGFLRGEDVHKMFQLSDVYVMPSVSEPFGISPLEAMRSNVPVIISKQSGVAEVLDYAVKVDYWDVDALADAIYGLIKYPALSGMFASKGLEEVTNLKWNDAAAKIKSVYEAVIEENKKQLK; translated from the coding sequence ATGAGAGTTTTAATGTTCGGATGGGAGTTTCCGCCCCACATTGCAGGCGGGCTGGGAACGGCCTGCTACGGAATGACCCGCGGACTGGCGCGCAACGGCGTAGACGTCACTTTCATCGTCCCGCACGCCTACGGCGACGAGGACCAGCGTTTCACGCACGTCGTGAACGCCAGCGACGTGGAGGCCTTGTACGGTTCGACGGGCAGCGGCGCGGACGACATTCTGGAGAAGATGTCGTTCATCCACATCGACTCGAACATGGTCCCCTATATCTCCCCCGAGGAGTACGAGTCCTACCACGAGCAGTACGTCAAGTCGGGGCGGAAGACCTGGTCGACGACCGATGCCTGGAAACAGCGCTACACCTTCTCGGGCAAGTACGGCGCCAACCTCATGGAGGAGGTGGCTCGCTACGCCGTGGTCGCCGCGCAGGTGGCCAGGGACCTCGAAGGACAGTTCGACGTGATCCACGCCCACGACTGGCTCACCTACTACGCGGGCATCGCCGCCAAACGCGTCTCCGGGAAGCCGCTGGTGGTGCACATGCACGCCACGGAGTACGACCGCTCGGGCGAGAACGTCAACACGCAGGTCTACGCCATCGAACGGGCCGGCATGCACGCCGCCGACCGCGTGATCGCCGTTTCGAACCTCACGCGCAACATCGTCATCAACCGCTACGGCGTTCCCGCCGAAAAGATCGTCACGGTGCACAACGCCGTGCGCTTCGCCCAGAACAGCGGCAAGGTTCCCGAGCGGGGCGTCACCGACAAGGTCGTGACCTTCCTGGGACGCATCACCTACCAGAAAGGCCCCGACTACTTCGTCGAGGCGGCCGCCAAGGTCCTCAAGCGGGTTCCCGACGTGCGGTTCGTGATGGCCGGCTCGGGCGACATGATGAACCACGTCATCCGCCGCGTGGCGCGGCTCGGCATCGCCGACCGTTTCCACTTCACGGGGTTCCTCCGCGGGGAGGACGTGCACAAGATGTTCCAGCTGTCGGACGTCTACGTGATGCCCTCCGTCTCGGAGCCTTTCGGCATCTCGCCGCTGGAGGCGATGCGCTCGAACGTCCCGGTGATCATCTCCAAGCAGAGCGGCGTGGCCGAAGTGCTGGACTACGCCGTGAAGGTGGACTACTGGGACGTGGACGCCCTGGCCGACGCCATCTACGGACTGATCAAATACCCCGCCCTGTCGGGCATGTTCGCCTCGAAGGGTCTCGAAGAGGTGACCAACCTCAAGTGGAACGACGCCGCGGCGAAGATCAAATCGGTGTACGAAGCCGTGATCGAAGAGAATAAGAAACAATTAAAATAG
- a CDS encoding glycogen debranching enzyme N-terminal domain-containing protein: protein MSALTFDKSELGNLEYSLQREMLATDRIGGYMSTTIVCCNTRRYHGLMVAPIDDSDRTYVLLSALDETIIQHDQTFNLALHRFQGTYEPRGHKYITDFEYTPTPTITYRVGGVILKKEMLWIHKRTQLMIRYTLVDAHSETRLRLRPFLAFRDKHALTHANMEADGHSYPAVNGVKCRLYGSFPWLYLQTSKPGAEFVPAPDWYYNFEYRQDIARGYDGYEDLMTTGYFETELKKGESIIFSASLDEMGSTKTIEEVFGGSIARRTHKIDFISCLEHSARQFVIRRPGNRTEVVSGYPWHGVSGRQTFVSLPGITLWQNHKEDCIDALDTQVRGMQDGMFAGNASAAAAADAPLWFFWTLQRLEAQIGAKKIWKHYGEAMKQVLESYKRGVAGRVALNDNGLVWASSDEVPLTWMNSVIDGRSVTPRNGYQVEVNALWYNAVRYALRLAGEAGDTKFVKAWEKLPERTAASFNELFRLPEGYLADCVGCDGANTDIRPNMIVACGLPYKMLDEQTQLEVIRTVRQHLLTPKGLRSLSPRNPLYKGSQEGTPAERDFAGKNGSVWPWLLSFYVSACFDIDGDAFLPQAEEILAGFEEDIQTYGIGSIGELFDADPPFAPRGAISQAWSVAAVLDIYGMILARKPEETPGKSEKPTKKANPKTAKAAKNVGKEKVAAKAAKAVKPAAKAAAKRTAAKKTTKKKTTEKTK, encoded by the coding sequence ATGTCAGCACTTACTTTCGACAAAAGCGAATTGGGCAATCTGGAGTACTCGCTCCAGCGCGAAATGCTCGCAACGGACCGTATCGGCGGCTATATGAGCACGACCATCGTCTGCTGCAACACCCGCCGTTACCACGGCCTGATGGTGGCCCCGATCGACGACAGCGACCGGACCTACGTCCTGTTGTCGGCGCTCGACGAAACGATCATCCAGCACGACCAGACGTTCAACCTGGCGCTGCACCGTTTCCAGGGGACCTACGAGCCGCGCGGCCACAAGTACATCACCGATTTCGAGTACACTCCGACCCCCACGATCACCTATCGCGTAGGCGGCGTGATCCTCAAGAAGGAGATGCTCTGGATTCACAAGCGCACGCAACTGATGATCCGCTACACGCTCGTCGACGCCCATTCGGAAACGCGCCTCCGGCTGCGCCCGTTCCTCGCCTTCCGCGACAAGCATGCGCTGACGCATGCCAACATGGAGGCCGACGGGCACTCCTATCCGGCCGTCAACGGCGTGAAATGCCGCCTCTACGGTTCGTTTCCGTGGCTGTATCTCCAGACCAGCAAACCCGGCGCGGAGTTCGTGCCCGCGCCCGACTGGTACTACAATTTCGAATACCGGCAGGACATCGCCCGCGGCTACGACGGCTACGAGGACCTGATGACCACGGGCTATTTCGAAACCGAGCTGAAGAAGGGCGAGAGCATCATCTTCTCGGCGTCGCTCGACGAAATGGGCTCGACGAAAACCATCGAGGAGGTCTTCGGCGGCTCCATCGCGCGCCGCACGCACAAGATCGACTTCATCAGCTGCCTCGAACACTCGGCGCGGCAGTTCGTGATCCGCCGCCCGGGCAACCGGACGGAGGTGGTCTCGGGCTATCCGTGGCACGGGGTTTCGGGCCGCCAGACCTTCGTCTCGCTGCCGGGCATCACCCTGTGGCAAAACCACAAGGAGGACTGCATCGACGCCCTCGACACGCAGGTGCGCGGCATGCAGGACGGCATGTTCGCCGGGAACGCTTCGGCGGCAGCGGCCGCGGACGCCCCGCTGTGGTTCTTCTGGACCCTTCAGCGGCTCGAAGCGCAGATCGGCGCGAAAAAGATCTGGAAACACTACGGCGAGGCCATGAAACAGGTGCTCGAGTCGTACAAACGGGGCGTCGCGGGCCGTGTCGCGCTCAACGACAACGGGCTGGTGTGGGCCTCGTCCGACGAGGTTCCCCTCACGTGGATGAACTCCGTGATCGACGGCCGTTCCGTCACCCCGCGCAACGGCTATCAGGTGGAGGTCAACGCCTTGTGGTACAACGCCGTCCGCTACGCTCTCCGGCTGGCCGGCGAGGCGGGCGACACGAAGTTCGTGAAGGCGTGGGAGAAACTGCCCGAACGCACCGCGGCGTCGTTCAACGAACTCTTCCGCCTGCCCGAAGGCTACCTGGCCGACTGCGTGGGCTGCGACGGCGCCAACACGGACATCCGGCCGAACATGATCGTCGCCTGCGGGCTGCCCTACAAGATGCTCGACGAGCAGACCCAGCTGGAGGTGATCCGCACAGTGCGGCAGCACCTCCTCACGCCGAAGGGCCTGCGCTCGCTCTCGCCCCGCAACCCGCTTTACAAGGGTTCGCAGGAGGGTACGCCCGCCGAACGCGACTTCGCGGGCAAGAACGGGTCGGTATGGCCGTGGCTGCTGTCGTTCTACGTCAGCGCCTGCTTCGACATCGACGGCGACGCCTTTCTGCCGCAGGCCGAGGAGATTCTCGCCGGATTCGAGGAGGACATCCAGACCTACGGCATCGGTTCGATCGGCGAACTGTTCGACGCCGATCCTCCGTTCGCGCCGCGCGGAGCCATTTCGCAGGCGTGGAGCGTCGCGGCCGTGCTGGACATCTACGGCATGATCCTCGCACGCAAACCGGAAGAGACGCCCGGAAAGTCGGAAAAACCCACAAAAAAAGCGAATCCGAAGACTGCGAAGGCCGCAAAAAACGTTGGTAAGGAGAAGGTTGCCGCGAAGGCCGCGAAGGCCGTGAAACCCGCGGCAAAGGCCGCCGCGAAGAGGACGGCCGCCAAAAAGACAACGAAGAAGAAAACGACGGAAAAAACGAAATAA